From one Lycium ferocissimum isolate CSIRO_LF1 chromosome 5, AGI_CSIRO_Lferr_CH_V1, whole genome shotgun sequence genomic stretch:
- the LOC132056741 gene encoding probable 2-oxoglutarate-dependent dioxygenase AOP1 produces the protein MNKFPIIDFRKLELKPGSEEWISVRDEVYKALEEYGIFEAILDVPTQSLYEKIQEIFNFPLATKFENSKEFTGYTRDLPIMPLYERMAFSHILNPGVIESFSKLLWPDGDAAFCDLVLTFAKRFREFDGMVRKMIFEKLGIEKYWDEHTKSISFALSFFKYRLPKAEETTVGIPLHTDKNLSTILSQHQVNGLQFQIKTGRWLDVEYSSPDSFIFLANDCLKVTLSNGRLYAPYHRVIMGNQERYSMGFCATLKEGYIIKVPEELVDEDHPLLYKPFDAFKFVEFCISAKSQGVAPTLENFCGV, from the exons ATGAATAAGTTTCCAATCATAGATTTTAGAAAGCTAGAGTTGAAACCAGGCAGTGAAGAATGGATTTCAGTGAGAGATGAAGTCTATAAAGCACTAGAAGAATATGGTATTTTTGAGGCCATACTTGATGTTCCAACCCAAAGCCTATatgaaaaaatacaagaaattttCAACTTCCCTTTGGCCACCAAATTTGAGAATTCTAAAGAATTTACAGGCTACACTAGGGATCTCCCTATTATGCCACTTTACGAGAGAATGGCCTTTTCGCACATCCTAAATCCCGGTGTTATAGAAAGCTTTTCCAAGCTCCTTTGGCCTGATGGAGATGCTGCATTTTG TGATTTGGTGCTTACTTTCGCCAAGAGATTTAGAGAATTTGATGGGATGGtgagaaaaatgatttttgagaaATTGGGCATAGAAAAATACTGGGATGAGCACACAAAATCAATAAGCTTTGCACTTAGCTTCTTCAAGTACAGATTGCCTAAAGCTGAGGAGACAACAGTTGGAATACCTCTCCATACTGATAAAAACCTATCAACCATTTTAAGCCAACATCAAGTAAATGGCCTGCAATTTCAGATCAAAACTGGGCGGTGGCTTGATGTTGAATACTCTTCGCCTGATTCCTTCATATTCCTGGCTAATGACTGTTTGAAAGTAA CGCTTTCAAACGGTAGGTTGTACGCTCCATATCATCGAGTGATTATGGGAAACCAAGAGAGGTACAGTATGGGGTTTTGTGCAACTCTTAAAGAAGGATATATCATAAAAGTACCAGAAGAACTTGTTGATGAAGATCATCCTTTGCTCTACAAGCCTTTTGATGCTTTCAAATTTGTTGAGTTCTGTATCTCAGCTAAAAGTCAAGGTGTAGCTCCCACTCTCGAGAACTTTTGTGGTGTCTAA